The Benincasa hispida cultivar B227 chromosome 11, ASM972705v1, whole genome shotgun sequence genome has a segment encoding these proteins:
- the LOC120090122 gene encoding kinesin-like protein KIN-5C: protein MSGRHEKEKGVNVQVLLRCRPFSEEELRSNAPQVVTCNDYSREVTVSQNIAGKHFDRVFTFDKVFGPSAKQKDLYDQAVVPIVNEVLEGFNCTIFAYGQTGTGKTYTMEGECKRSKSGPNGELPPEAGVIPRTVQQIFDTLEGQNAEYSVKVTFLELYNEEITDLLAPEEITKVALEDKQKKQLPLMEDGKGGVLVRGLEEEIVTSASEIFSLLERGSAKRRTAETLLNKQSSRSHSLFSITIHIKEATPEGEELIKCGKLNLVDLAGSENISRSGAREGRAREAGEINKSLLTLGRVINALVEHLGHIPYRDSKLTRLLRDSLGGRTKTCIIATVSPAVHCLEETLSTLDYAHRAKNIKNKPEVNQKMMKSTLIKDLYGEIDRLKAEVYAAREKNGVYIPKERYQQEECERKAMADQIEQMGITIETYQKQLEELQDKYNIQAVQCSDLSKKLDSTEKTLCQTQKLLSSTEEELKKCHYFLKEKDFVISEQRKAENALAHQACVLRSDLEKALQDNASLFMKIGREDKLNTENRAVVDNYQIELTQQIGSVCNIISTSLSRQNEHLQCVEKICHSFLDKHEKAIMDMKKKLSSSRTLYISHIEALQNVVRLHKASSNATLEDISSLASSSANSIEEFLTTEAREASTILDNLQSTLSTQSKEMALFARELRQRFHVTIDQTKGISEYIEEFLSKLADESKRLGNHAAEAEEIQMKSIAEFQKVYEEQSRSDTEKLIADMTNLVSCHIRRQKELVDARLIGLQETASANKTFLDGYITSMDGMATDAKRKWQVFATQTESETRDSADFSAAKHCRMEALLQQCVCTTESALKQWNRTQESLNEMGSKHVSDVVSAVRGACDSNEQHDTEFTSERSAAEQDMMTNIEDTLRHVDNISKQERGSISGILDAVKTHTETIEAFRNDHSCQVSAIEDKAKETFRQQYTDYEPTGSTPTRCEPDVPSKSTIESLRAMPMEALVEEFRENNSCELLSNGKELKPSLIPRAPLLERN, encoded by the exons ATGTCCGGCCGTCACGAGAAGGAGAAGGGTGTCAATGTTCAAGTCCTTCTTCGTTGCAG GCCTTTTAGTGAGGAAGAGTTGCGAAGTAATGCACCGCAAGTTGTTACTTGTAACGATTATTCTAGGGAGGTGACTGTGTCTCAGAATATTGCTGGAAAACATTTTGACAGAGTTTTCACTTTCGATAAG GTTTTCGGGCCTTCAGCAAAGCAGAAAGACCTTTACGACCAAGCAGTAGTTCCCATAGTTAATGAAGTTTTGGAAGGTTTTAATTGTACAATTTTTGCTTATGGACAAACTGGTACAGGGAAAACGTACACAATGGAAGGGGAATGCAAACGATCAAAG AGTGGTCCAAATGGAGAGTTGCCTCCAGAAGCAGGAGTTATACCCAGAACCGTTCAGCAGATTTTTGACACTCTAGAGGGTCAGAATGCTGAGTACAGCGTGAAGGTGACTTTCTTGGAGCTTTACAATGAGGAGATTACGGATTTACTTGCTCCAGAGGAGATTACGAAAGTTGCTTTGGAAGATAAGCAGAAAAAGCAATTGCCCTTAATGGAGGACGGCAAAGGAGGTGTTCTTGTGAGAGGTCTCGAGGAGGAAATTGTTACTAGTGCCAGTGAGATTTTTAGCTTACTCGAAAGAGGATCAGCGAAACGTCGCACTGCAGAGACATTGTTAAATAAACAATCAAG TCggtcacattctctcttttccATAACAATACACATCAAGGAAGCAACACCAGAAGGTGAAGAACTGATCAAATGTGGGAAGCTAAATTTGGTTGATCTGGCTGGATCAGAAAACATATCTCGTTCTGGTGCCCGAGAG GGTCGTGCACGAGAAGCTGGGGAGATCAATAAAAGTTTGTTGACACTGGGGCGAGTGATCAACGCCCTAGTGGAACATCTTGGGCACATCCCGTATAG GGATAGCAAGCTTACACGGTTACTCCGTGATTCGCTTGGGGGAAGGACCAAAACATGCATCATTGCCACAGTTTCTCCTGCTGTTCACTGTCTTGAGGAAACCCTGAGTACGCTAGATTATGCACACAGGGCCAAAAATATTAAGAATAAGCCAGAG GTCAATCAAAAAATGATGAAATCTACCCTGATCAAggatctctatggtgaaattgACCGTTTGAAGGCAG AGGTTTATGCCGCTCGTGAAAAGAATGGTGTCTATATCCCAAAGGAACGATACCAACAAGAGGAGTGTGAAAGAAAG GCAATGGCAGATCAAATTGAGCAAATGGGAATAACAATTGAGACTTATCAGAAG CAACTGGAGGAATTACAggataaatataatattcaaGCAGTACAGTGCTCTGATTTGAGCAAGAAACTTGATTCTACAGAG AAAACTCTCTGTCAAACTCAAAAGTTGCTATCAAGCACCGAGGAAGAGTTGAAGAAATGTCATTATTTCCTGAAGGAAAAGGATTTCGTTATTTCTGAACAAAGAAAAGCAG AGAACGCTCTGGCTCATCAAGCATGCGTTCTACGGTCGGATCTGGAGAAAGCTCTTCAGGATAATGCTTCATTATTTATGAAAATCG gtAGAGAAGATAAACTGAATACGGAGAATCGAGCAGTGGTTGATAATTATCAGATAGAGCTTACGCAACAAATTGGCTCTGTTTGCAATATTATCTCAACGTCCTTGTCTAGACAGAATGAACATCTTCAATGTGTTGAAAAGATATGCCATTCCTTTTTAGACAAACATGAAAAG GCAATCATGGACATGAAGAAAAAATTATCATCATCGAGAACATTATATATCTCTCATATTGAAGCATTGCAAAATGTTGTTCGTTTGCACAAAGCCAGCTCAAATGCCACTTTGGAAGACATTTCCTCTTTGGCATCTTCTAGTGCAAACTCCATTGAAGAA TTTCTGACAACAGAGGCTCGTGAAGCATCTACGATACTCGACAATCTTCAAAGTACTCTTTCAACTCAATCAAAAGAAATGGCTCTGTTTGCAAGGGAATTGCGACAG AGATTTCATGTTACTATTGATCAAACCAAGGGTATTTCGGAATATATTGAAGAATTCCTCTCTAAGCTGGCTGATGAATCAAAGAGATTGGGAAATCATGCAGCAGAGGCAGAAGAGATCCAGATGAAAAGCATTGCAGAATTTCAAAAAGTCTATGAG GAGCAATCAAGATCTGATACGGAGAAACTCATAGCAGATATGACCAATTTGGTATCTTGTCACATCCGTCGCCAAAAGGAACTG GTAGACGCAAGGCTCATTGGTCTTCAAGAGACTGCCAGTGCAAACAAGACGTTTTTGGATGGATATATTACCTCCATGGATGGTATGGCTACAGATGCAAAGCGCAAATGGCAGGTGTTTGCAACGCAAACTGAAAGTGAGACGAGAGATAGTGCTGACTTCTCTGCTGCTAAACATTGTCGAATGGAGGCGCTTCTGCAGCAATG TGTGTGTACTACTGAATCAGCTCTCAAGCAGTGGAACAGAACACAAGAGTCTTTGAATGAGATGGGTAGTAAGCATGTTTCAGATGTGGTGTCAGCTGTGAG AGGTGCTTGTGATAGTAATGAGCAGCACGATACCGAGTTTACTTCTGAGCGTTCTGCAGCTGAACAGGATATGATGACTAATATCGAAGATACTCTTCGACACGTTGATA ACATTTCTAAACAAGAACGTGGTTCTATCTCTGGTATATTAGACGCTGTCAAAACTCATACAGAAACAATAGAAGCTTTCCGGAACGATCACTCTTGCCAAGTTTCTGCCATTGAAGACAAGGCGAAAGAAACATTTCGGCAGCAATATACC GACTATGAGCCAACTGGCAGCACCCCAACCAGATGTGAACCTGACGTCCCGAGCAAGAGTACGATTGAATCGCTGCGTGCCATGCCAATGGAAGCCCTTGTCGAGGAATTCCGGGAAAACAATTCATGTGAATTATTGAGTAATGGCAAGGAATTGAAACCATCACTTATACCGCGAGCACCGCTTTTGGAGCGAAACTGA
- the LOC120089985 gene encoding pentatricopeptide repeat-containing protein At2g33760-like: MLKSKCSNIFINHGKLRFSSASATTTARETFLSSESDANCNSNEPNSSTQESESSYVLHFDPKRFITLFLSCRNLFQVRQVHAQIASNGAFRNLAVANKLLFMYAQHGALEDAHVLFDEMTERDPYSWSVIVGGYAKVGDFSSCFWMFRELLRYGMPLDNYTAPIVIRACRNSKGLQFGRLIHCVTLKCGLDYDHFVCASLVDMYARCKVIEDARQVFDKMQKRDLVTWTVMIGALAECKSAVESLALFDRMRDEGIVPDKVALVTVVYACAKLGAMNKARAIHNYINGTRFSLDVILGTAMIDMYAKCGSVDSAREIFDQMQVRNVITWSAMIAAYGYHGQGEKALELLPMMLSSGILPNRITFVSLLYACSHAGLIEEGQRFFFSMWNDYGVRPDVKHYTCMVDLLGRAGRLDEALGLIESMAVEKDEGLWGALLGACRIHQHLDLAERVARSLLELEPQNPGHYVLLSNIYANAGKWENMAKTRDLMTKGGLKKIPGWTWIEVDEKLYQFSVGDKTHPRSSEIYKLLKRLGEKIELAGYVPDTKCVLHDVDEEVKQGLLYAHSEKLAITFGLLAIPQNYPIRITKNLRVCGDCHTFCKFVSSVEQRTIILRDANRFHHFKEGVCSCRDYW, from the coding sequence ATGCTCAAATCCAAATGCTCCAACATTTTCATCAACCATGGAAAGCTTCGATTTTCCTCGGCTTCTGCAACAACAACAGCGAGAGAAACTTTTCTTTCCTCGGAATCTGACGCGAATTGCAATTCCAATGAACCAAACTCGTCTACTCAAGAATCTGAATCTTCTTACGTTCTCCATTTTGACCCCAAACGCTTTATAACTTTATTTTTGAGTTGCAGAAATCTCTTCCAGGTTAGGCAAGTTCATGCCCAGATTGCTTCCAACGGCGCATTCAGAAACCTCGCCGTTGCCAATAAACTTCTTTTTATGTATGCCCAACATGGAGCCTTGGAGGATGCTCATGTACTGTTCGATGAAATGACTGAGAGAGATCCTTATAGCTGGAGTGTAATAGTTGGTGGGTATGCTAAAGTTGGggatttttcttcttgtttttggATGTTTAGGGAGCTGCTTCGTTATGGGATGCCGTTAGATAACTATACCGCGCCGATTGTTATAAGGGCTTGCAGGAATTCGAAGGGCCTGCAATTTGGTAGGCTTATTCACTGTGTCACTTTGAAATGTGGGTTGGATTATGATCACTTTGTTTGTGCGTCCCTTGTTGATATGTATGCTAGATGTAAAGTGATAGAGGATGCCCGCCAAGTGTTTGATAAAATGCAGAAGAGAGACCTTGTGACATGGACAGTGATGATTGGTGCCTTGGCTGAATGCAAAAGTGCTGTTGAGTCATTGGCTTTGTTTGATAGGATGAGGGATGAAGGTATTGTACCTGATAAGGTGGCGTTGGTAACTGTTGTTTATGCTTGTGCAAAGTTGGGGGCCATGAACAAGGCCAGGGCAATCCATAACTATATTAATGGAACCAGATTTTCTTTGGATGTAATTTTAGGAACAGCAATGATCGATATGTATGCGAAATGTGGGAGTGTTGATTCCGCAAGGGAGATTTTTGATCAGATGCAAGTGAGGAATGTGATTACATGGAGTGCCATGATTGCAGCCTATGGATATCATGGACAAGGTGAGAAAGCGCTCGAGTTACTCCCCATGATGTTAAGCAGCGGAATATTGCCAAATAGGATCACCTTTGTCTCGTTGTTGTATGCTTGTAGTCATGCCGGTCTTATTGAAGAGGGCCagagattttttttctcaatgtgGAACGATTATGGTGTAAGACCGGATGTTAAACACTATACGTGCATGGTTGATCTCTTGGGTCGAGCAGGGAGGTTGGATGAGGCCTTGGGATTGATAGAAAGCATGGCAGTGGAGAAAGATGAGGGACTATGGGGAGCATTGCTGGGGGCATGTCGGATTCACCAGCATTTAGATTTGGCCGAAAGAGTAGCTAGATCTCTTCTCGAGCTGGAGCCACAGAACCCAGGGCATTATGTATTGCTTTCAAACATATATGCAAATGCtggtaagtgggagaatatgGCAAAAACAAGAGATCTGATGACCAAGGGTGGACTAAAGAAGATTCCTGGATGGACATGGATTGAGGTGGATGAAAAACTCTATCAATTCAGTGTTGGAGATAAAACACATCCCAGGTCAAGTGAGATCTACAAGTTGCTGAAACGATTAGGCGAGAAGATTGAGTTGGCTGGCTACGTCCCAGACACAAAATGTGTGCTGCATGATGTTGATGAGGAAGTAAAGCAAGGACTTCTTTATGCACACAGTGAAAAGTTGGCAATCACATTTGGTTTATTAGCCATACCTCAAAACTATCCTATAAGGATTACAAAGAATCTTAGAGTTTGTGGTGACTGCCATACATTTTGCAAGTTTGTATCATCTGTTGAACAGAGAACGATCATACTACGCGACGCCAACCGTTTTCACCACTTCAAGGAAGGGGTTTGTTCATGCAGAGACTATTGGTAA